A genomic region of Zea mays cultivar B73 chromosome 6, Zm-B73-REFERENCE-NAM-5.0, whole genome shotgun sequence contains the following coding sequences:
- the LOC100280729 gene encoding rat frizzled homolog 1: MDLLLRRRLLAVVATAAVLAVCAFTAAEGFDILQILGKHDEFSQFCKLLNETHLAGDINRDRTITVLAVANGDMGHLAAGHYSLGTIRHILELHVVADYYDDKKLKQLSHAATAASTLFQRSGFAPGMAGYVNITQHRGGKVSFIVDDAADSVKPVTYVKQIESHRYDYSVLQVSGVLSSPEAEAPVAPPAPVNLTDILSKKYCKSFAGLLAADPKVFDTLNGTKDTALTVFCPVDAAVAAFMPKFKNLTAKAKTAILLYHAVPDYYSMQFLKSNKGKVTTLATTSVAKKDYTYEAESKDDTVTLDTTVVTSTIQATVRDDDPLAVYACSKFLQPKELFKAKTADLAPAPAPQGPKKKSKKKPTGTSAASAPSDDESADGPSADDDSSDDAADKAAAAPSYLSARWVTAAVTTAVALALAA; this comes from the exons ATGGATCTGCTGCTGCGGCGGCGGCTGCTGGCCGTGGTGGCCACGGCGGCGGTGCTGGCCGTGTGCGCCTTCACGGCGGCGGAGGGGTTCGACATCCTGCAGATCCTGGGGAAGCACGACGAGTTCTCGCAGTTCTGCAAGCTGCTCAACGAGACGCACCTGGCCGGCGACATCAACCGCGACCGCACAATCACCGTGCTGGCCGTGGCCAACGGCGACATGGGCCACCTCGCCGCCGGCCACTACTCGCTCGGCACCATCCGCCACATCCTCGAGCTGCACGTCGTCGCCGACTACTACGACGACAAGAAGCTCAAGCAGCTGTCgcacgccgccaccgccgcgtccACCTTGTTCCAG CGATCCGGATTTGCCCCCGGCATGGCAGGATACGTGAACATAACGCAGCACCGCGGCGGCAAGGTGTCGTTCATCGTGGACGACGCGGCGGACAGCGTCAAGCCCGTCACCTACGTGAAGCAGATCGAGAGCCACCGCTACGACTACTCGGTGCTCCAGGTCAGCGGCGTCCTGTCCTCCCCGGAGGCCGAGGCACCCGTCGCCCCGCCGGCGCCCGTCAACCTCACCGACATCCTCTCCAAGAAGTACTGCAAGAGCTTCGCGGGCCTCCTCGCCGCCGACCCCAAGGTCTTCGACACCCTCAACGGCACCAAGGACACCGCGCTCACCGTCTTCTGCCCCGTCGACGCGGCGGTGGCCGCCTTCATGCCCAAGTTCAAGAACCTCACGGCCAAGGCCAAGACGGCCATCCTGCTGTACCACGCCGTGCCGGACTACTACTCCATGCAGTTCCTCAAGTCCAACAAGGGCAAGGTCACCACGCTCGCCACCACCAGCGTCGCCAAGAAGGACTACACCTACGAAGCGGAGAGCAAGGACGACACCGTCACGCTCGACACCACCGTCGTCACCTCCACCATCCAGGCCACCGTCAGGGACGACGACCCGCTCGCCGTCTACGCTTGCTCCAAGTTCCTGCAGCCTAAGGAGCTGTTCAAGGCCAAAACCGCTGATCTCGCGCCTGCGCCGGCTCCACAAGGGcccaagaagaagagcaagaagaaGCCCACCGGCACTTCGGCGGCCTCCGCGCCCTCGGACGATGAATCTGCAGATGGCCCGTCTGCCGACGACGACTCGTCCGATGATGCCGCGGACAAGGCTGCCGCCGCGCCGTCGTACCTGTCCGCTCGATGGGTGACCGCCGCAGTGACGACCGCCGTCGCGCTGGCGCTGGCGGCGTAA